The nucleotide sequence gtctggaacagattaatccgtttcgcattcctttccatgggaaagcgcgcctcggttttggaacagacttcaggaatggattcagtttgagaaccagggtgcCCCtatacattgattattgctttcattttagggATCAATGGTCTCCTTAGAGAGTAAaactcatgttaaattgctgttttcaaaagtctggaacggattaatccatttcgcATTCCTTTCCATAGGAAAGCACGCCtaggttttggaacgctttggttttggaacggacctccggaacggattaagtttaagAACCAAGCTACCCctgtacattgattattgcttgcATTTTAGGGATCAATTGTTtcgtaaaattcatgttcaaacACCCAAACACCTTTGGAACCAGCAATTAAAATGCCATCTGCCCCGACAGCTGCCCAGTGGTCAGCATGGTCTATCCCTGTGTTACCAAAGGCCTGTCTGGACAGGAAGTTCTTGGTCAGCTGGTGTAGGGATAACAGGGAAGGAGACAGTCAGGCCCTTCTCAGGAGGGAACCCCACATTAGGGGGGCAGCCACGGAGAAGTCTCCGTCACATATCACGTCGTGGACTTTGTGGTCCACTCTCTCCATTTCATGCATAATtctcagggtggataaaaatcgattaatttttttaaaaattgaataatTAGAATTTTGTtataaatcggatttttttatttaaatcggatttttggatttaaatcggattttttaatttaaattggatgtttgggatttaaatcagattttttttatttaaatcagattttttttttatttaaatctgatttcttaaaataaaatgcttttggaagaaaaatctTTCTAAGTTACATTCTAGTCCAAAggatattcatcaggaaataataataataataataatatttattatttgtaccccgcccatctggctggatttccccagccactctgggcggcttccaacagaaaccaaatacaacaatatcaaacattaaaaacttccctaaaaagggctgccttcaggtgttttctgaatgtcaggtagttgtttatttccctgacctgtgatgggagggcgttccacagggcgggcgccactaccgagaaggccctctgcctggttccctgtagttttgcttctcgcagtgagggaacagacagaaggccctcggcgctggatctcagtgtccgggctgaatgatgggggtggagacgctccttcaggtatacaggaccgaggccgtttagggctttaaaggtcagcaccaacactttgaattgtgctcggaaacgtactgggagccaatgcagatctctcaggaccggtgttatgtggtctcggcggccactcccagtcaccagtctagctgccgcataaGGATTTGTTTAAAAATTTTCATGTGAGCTAAAACCcagtctttgtttgtttgttttttaattatttaaccACATCGGTTAACAAACTGCTACCATGTTTTTGTTTCAGTGAAATAAATGGTTTAAATTGTTATGAAGGAAATTATTTTATGTTTCTCCTTCCAatcaagtacagcagaaaagttgtccaaatagaAGCAGTCAACTAATGAAACCTCACCATAATTTTGTAATtatcagtaattttttatttaaatccgttttaaattaaaagaaaactgattgaaattttaaaaatccaatttaaatttaaaaaatctgatttaaattttttaaaatccgaTTATTAtgttataaaaaaacaaatcattgGTTTTTATCGACCCTGACTGGGGGTCATagcagctggagtccagcaacataggAAGGACCACAGGGTCGCCATACTTGCCTTAGGGTATATTTCTACCATGAtcaaatgcaattctgggctgcatcaataggagtatagcgtctagatcaagggaagtaatagtaccactgtattccgctctggtcagacctcacctggaatactgtgtccagttctgggcaccacagttcaagaaggatagtgacaagctggaacgtgtccagaggagagcaaccaaaatggtcaaaggcctggaaacgatgccttatgaggaacggcttagggagctgggtatgtttagccaggagaagagaaggttaaggggtgatatgatagccatgttcaaatatatcaaaggatgtcatctagaggagggagaaaggttgttttctgctgctccagagaagcggacatggggcaatggattcaaactacaagaaagaagattccacctaaacgttaggaagaacttcctgacagtgagagctgttcgacagtggaatttgctgccaaggagtgtggtggagtctccttctttggaggtctttaagcggaggcttgacagccatctgtcaggaatgctttgatggtgtttcctgcttggcagggggttggactggatggcccttgtggtctcttccaactctaggattctatgattctaaatgctGCATTTGCCAAGCCCTTCCCTTGTCTCCATCCACATCATTCCAGGTTGCATTTTGCCTTCACAGGGAAACCGTCAAGCTCTGCATTTTGGCCAACAGAAGTTCAACCTCCACGAGGTGGGGAAGGAATTTGAACCCAAAGCCCACCGGCCAACCCCTGGCTCTTTGGACATCTGCCTCGTCACAGAGATGCCTCTGGAACAGCTGGTGGAACACCTGAAGGTCAGGCAGGGTGGCtgcaaccagggtggataaaaatcaatgttttttgagagccagtgtggtgtagtggttaagaccagtagactcgtaatctggtgaaccgggttcacgtctccgctcttccacacacagctgctgggtgaccttgggctagtcacacttctctgaagtctctcagccccactcacctcacagtgttcattgtgggggaggaagggaaaggagaatgttagccgctttgagactccttcgggtagtgataaagcgggatatcaaacccaaactcttcttcttttaaaaaaataaataaatctgatttcttaaatttaaatcggcttttaaaaatttaaatcggctTTTTAATTTATATcggattttaaaaattaaaatcagatttttttaattggattttttaaaatttaaatcggatttttaaaatttaaattggttttttaaaataaaatgcttttggatgaaaaatctttccaaagatagttttctatttcagTTACATTATAGTAAAAAAAAGGCTGTAAACttgtttaaagtttttcatgtgtgctaaaactcagtttaattttcttttctttttaaatggcttAACCATATCAGTTAAAAAACATGGATACACATGATatcatgttattgttttagttacaTAAATTGTTTCTctgttaaggaaatgattatttttctccttccaataaagtacagcagaaaaataatattttttaaattgttattttatttttaacaatgagtggccagatggacggggtagaaatctattattattattattattattattattattattattattattattattattattattatcatcatcatatgtTGAATCTTACTATCAGGTTTTGGTGTTTCtcatgtgtgtgatttttttacttttttattttatttttaataatgaaCGGAATAGTTATAATGCtcaatttaaaagggggggggggagaaatgggcaTTGCAGGAGCAGTGTGACGTTGCAAATGGCCCTCGATGCTTTTGATGGAATTTCagattttttcattcattcatttcatttcattcattttcatttccttCATTTCCTCCCCTGTCACTTTTTTCAGGTATGTGGCGTCAGCATTGAAGAAGGCCCAGTGGCCAGAACAGGGGCGCTTGGCCCAATAAAATCTGTTTATTTCCGAGACCCGGACCATAATCTCCTGGAAGTCTGCAACTATGGTGGAAGTGACTTGTGAAATTTCCAATTTCCAGAGAGAAATAATAGAAAGTGGCACTAAAtgactgtttagggaagcttttaatatttgatgaattactgtattttaatcttttgttcgacaccgcccagatgggcggggtaaaaaattattattattattattattattattattattattattattattgaaaatgtATAACGTGTTAGAATGGGAAACAGCGGATGAAGAGGTTCAGTGTGTTATGATAAAGTGGGGAAAAggtgtgggacataatattcaaatgacagattgggaaagatATAGAACGATCTAAAATTGACGGCTTGGACCTGCCTTAAAGAGAATTGGAAAAAATGGAGGgaaattggtttttattttattttttgaaatcccACATTTTCCTAgctttcaacttttcccttttcttgcgaggaatcctattcggaataagggaatttcccttaaaaagggggggggggagttgacagctatgcacatttGGGAGTTGGGctgtgatatttttttattttctgtgattgcaaaaattaattttaaaatagtttaaaggaagaattaaaagcacaatagaaatTAAAATTCATGGCCTGGACCTGACATgaagagaactatatgaaaacGATGGCTAGGTGGTATTGAAAActgattaaattggcaaaaaatatgtataaaacaAGGGAAAATCAGTGTTGGAAACATAAAGAGGTAGAAGGGACTTTCAATGAGATGTGGTGGCAATGCAAAATTATGAAAAATAAATGGGGAAATGGTATAAAACggattggaaaaaatgttttttcatAAGCTTGCATTGCCACCACATCTGATAAAAGTACCTTTTACAAATTCTTACATTCTTTCAGTAGATCTGTTTCTgtaatacctaataaaaaggcttctggttttttaacaaaagttattattattattattattattattattattattattattattttccaatttgTTATATATCATTTTCCCATATTTTTTCATAATGTTGCATTGCCACCACATCTGTTAAAAGTACCTTCTACAATTTATTGTATTGAGCagaggcagcaatcctatgcagggctggatttaggtttgatggggccctaagctactgaaggtagtggggccctttctatgtccagctgtcctttgtcaataacatattgttgctgtttttggtgttgaatatatgctatatggcaggcacgtccaactcccaagagactgcgatctactcccagtataaaaattccgacagtgatctacccattgtcatcggaaggaggaggagtgtgcatggggtgggtggagcaatgatcaatatacagtggtaccttggttctcaaacttaatccattccagatgtccgttccaaaaccaaagcgttccaaaaccagggcgtgctttcccatagaaagtaatgcgaaACGGATTAATTAAAAACGACCgctaaaacagtaatttaacatgaattttaccatctaataagaccattgatccataagatgaaagcaataatcaaagtactgtactataaaataaataagacagtattgtagatgataaaaattaaatttattattttttcttacctgcactgatgatagtcattgtttggatggggggcttttatccatttccacagtcacacaatcaatcaatcggcggctgaactgggttccacacagtcacaaaaacaaattaaccgaaaaagcctaaaaaacgcaaaaaaaaaaaaagccaaaaataagtgccaaacttaatccgttccggaagttggtttgacttccgaaatgttcaaaaaccaaggtgcagcttctgattggtgcagacgccccggaaacaataattgacagctgcatcagatgttcagcttccaaaaaacatttgaaaattggaacacttacttccaggttttcggcagttgggaaccaaggcgttttagaaccaaggtaccactgtagatcgcaatctactggttggacatgcctgctatatggacaaaatatgtattttatcaaagtaattgttgaagtgaaatgcaattaaaaagaagtatattaatattgaaataattatgaagctctaacttaaaatggtTTTCTATTCATAACGaatttaataatgcaaacacattggcattggGCAAtgacaaaagttcctttagaaacacaatttcaTAATCtggtctctagaaacttgctataacatgaaatcataacaggtgtaaatatatgatgcaaactactaagAATTATAAATaccagaatgtaggcaccctatatatagaaatgagcaaaccagtgatattttagggagcaggctagcaggtggggcccattacttacatcataggagcctacacaatacaaaacactgttgctgtatgtaggtttttattttggaaatgtacatcccgttggttttttcctttgaacttttttgggggcccccaagagagtggggccctaagctgtagcttgtttataGCTTGTTTGAAGCAAGGtcagcaacaaaatattgcagcgcAGAGAGCGCTCTGGTCCCCGTCTGCGAAAACATTGCCCTggaggaaaaagggggggaaagactacatttcccagcagccATTGTGAATTCGGCCTGCCCGACGTTCCATTGGCTTGAGAGGGTGGCGAAGTTGCcgagtgattggctgatagggggAAAGGGCGGGAGACGTCAGAGCGCAACATTCCACCCAGGACAGCAGAGCCAGGTGGGGATTCTTTGAGTTCGAAAGAGCAAGAAGCTACGGGAAAGAAGAACATATTTATCTCCCGGGTCCTAAATGGAGGTAAGGGTGGAAAATGCATCACTGGGAAGGAGCGTGCGAGGAGCCTGTTTTATATTTGCATAGCATGGGGAAATGGGGCTGACTATTCCCTTTGTTTGGTGGGTCCCCagcattgattttattttatttattttgcttttcgaCCCAGAAGGGAATAGGAAGAGGCTGCATTTTGCATCCCGTTATGTACTtgggaagagagggaaaggatAAGACCAAATGTGACCTCTAAAAATGGCGGAGGAGGTgtggatagagaaaagaaaagaagagggaaaCGCTGTGATTCCTGAaagagctttcttcttcttcttcttcttcttcttcttcttcttcttcttcttcttcgttgttgttttttaaccagcCCTTAAAGGTGCCTAGCATGCATGTGATCTCAGCGCGCTTTTGTTTGTTGTGAAAGGAATGGGACAGTTCCAAGTAGTGGGGGCTTAATTTTGCAATTAGGTTGTTTAGATATCACAAACGGggcttaaaaaatatattaaatgagtTATTGGATTTTCTCAGGAAATGGCAAATCTGGATGAAAtgggaggtgggtgggagagaaatatAAGATGAGCAGTGACACATAGATACTGTGTGGAATTTGCATGTGGTAGAGTAGAGGTAGAAGCATCGATCTCACAACACACACCTGGCCGGAAAGCCCCCCTGATGCTCTGAACCTGGACAGAACCTCATATTTTCAAGTGCCGATGCCCTAAATCCACTCTCTTAACATAGCTGCTGGCTGTGTTTGCTCATAATTGCAATGCTTTAAATCTggatgccacaggttccccaccttgcGTCTGGGGACCTTTTCTCTCTAGGGGGTGAGATAAAAGATCATCCACAGGCACAACCTTTGACAGATGGGcgggacaacccacctgtcagtcacatgACATGTCCTGCTCACCTGTCGAAAGCCACGTGCGGCCCTACCGGTAGCAGAAGTGACCATTCTACCACTGGCATTGTGCTGCGTGAAAAGACTGctccacctgcagcctgaagtggcaCATTCCAGAAGCAACCTTTTTTTTATCAAGGGCCGCGAGAAGATGAAAGTTGTGGATGTGGGAAGATTGGGAGAGTCTGGGCTCAGTCAGTAGGGCAAGGTGCCTTCTGGGGCAGCTGCTTCCTGTTCCAGGTCTGCACCCTGAGCCTCTTGGAAAACATTTGTGGGAAATGAGATGGGGGGGGTTCTCTCTGTCCTTGCAGGGGCCGGTGGTGACCTTTGAAGATGTGGCCGTGTATTTCACGGAGAGGCAGGGGGTTCTGCTGGATCCCGAACAAAGGGCTCTCTACAGGGATGTCATGATGGAGAATTATGGGAATGTGGCCTCGTTGGGTAAGGATTCTGGTGCATTATTCTGCAAGAAGCTTCAAAATTTAAATTCACTTGCCCATCTCTGCATGTTTGAAATGATGCGTATCTATGACACACTTGGTTTCTTCAGTTgcccttttctctaaaaaaaattcAGGGTGAGGAATCAGAGGCGACTCTGCCTCAATGTTAGTTATAGAAACTTTGTCAGCtctgcgtccctgttgccctagtatcatcgggaacacgcgcagagctgaccgagcagctctcgcttgacatcgctcgcccgccgccacttgtaacggccgctgccgcttagaagtgcACACGAGTGTGCACCCGCCacgtgcccgcgcacacccgccgtttcaacagtttcgcccacccgcccaaagtctctgcgctccaagtcccaacggctgtctgtggggcacattCGCAGTAGctcaatcccacggacacagggactggacgcagagacactttaTTACAAAggataacaagcatgtggtttcataaacgattgcaaacaatgtcaaacatgggtgtcttcccagacctataactccctctactagctctccctcacttaaccacttctTAGCTATTTACTTGTtttctattctcctaactggtcttgactcaGTTTTCCTGTTACACTAACTTTACCTAcccacactctttcctaactcactcccactccaaccaacctcccaattccaacccactcccacaactaactccctctctctctctctcaactgccaactaactgtcactctgactccaccccctctgggttctgattggtaacctggtttaactatttcacctccagcaccttcatgttaccgtcacattcggcttccgaggttccactgtattatataACTCCAACATTAGGggaaaaaattaacaaacaatcGGAAGCCAGCTTTAAGCTCCCAATTGTTCTTTTGCAGCTGCAGCTTCAACTGACATTGTATATCATCTGGGGGCAATGGCCACAGGATCCAATTTAAGACTCTTGCCAGGCCTAGTGGACAAGGAGCTTCTTCACCCCAATACTAAACATTTCAGAATACGTGCGATGGTTGTGTGGTTCTCTCTTTAGGGGTTTGGATGTGTTTTACCACATCTCCTGTGACATTCTCTGCTGTCTTCTTCCCTGGGTAGGATTTCCATTCACCAAACCTGAGCTCATCTCCCATCTGGAACGAGGGGAAGAACCGTGGGTGCCAAATTGTCGGGGTTTGGATGGAATTGAGAACTCCAACGCCAGCTCAGGTGAGGGGTCAGGGGAAGCCAACCGTCCAAAAACTATTTCATGATTTCTTGGGACTCTGATTGGTAAATTTTTCTTGGGATACCTCAAGTCATGGTTCTAAAATAGGCAAATGGGCAGTTAAGATGCATTAAaccggtgtttcccaaacttgcttctcctgctttttttggactacaaatcccatcatccctgaccactggtcttgctagctagatgatcatgggagttgtagtccaaaaagagctggaggcccaagtttgggaaacactgcattaAACCAACGGCTGCTGAAGACCTTAGCTTCCAAATTCATGTGacaataacatttttatttgctCTTCTATTTCCCCGGCTTGCCCCtggcagagctacagttcccagcaccctcatactagagctcccaggattctttggtgggagc is from Lacerta agilis isolate rLacAgi1 chromosome 2, rLacAgi1.pri, whole genome shotgun sequence and encodes:
- the GLOD5 gene encoding glyoxalase domain-containing protein 5, producing MLSWTSLRFLRPQLLCRISFLPFQVPREMSRERSGKAAPPGLIHRLDHLVMTVRSIEDTAAFYSRVLGMEVVSFKGNRQALHFGQQKFNLHEVGKEFEPKAHRPTPGSLDICLVTEMPLEQLVEHLKVCGVSIEEGPVARTGALGPIKSVYFRDPDHNLLEVCNYGGSDL